A genomic stretch from Saccharomyces paradoxus chromosome XVI, complete sequence includes:
- the PRP46 gene encoding mRNA splicing protein PRP46 (Member of the NineTeen Complex (NTC)~similar to YPL151C), with translation MGENDYKVESLGDIDEFYSRIRWNNQFSYMATLPSHLQRKMEGQKSLLVRYDNYRKKSSPPSGEGEKAAPQYTPIDSSETSQALISKKDYDTHASTFVNEIFQPKVAEEFIVNRYEKLLSQKPEWHAPWKLSRVINGHLGWVRCVAIDPVDNEWFITGSNDTTMKVWDLATGRLKTTLAGHVMTVRDIAVSDRHPYLFSVSEDKTVKCWDLEKNQIIRDYYGHLSGVRTVSIHPTLDLIATAGRDSVIKLWDMRTRIPVITLVGHKGPINQVQCTPVDPQIVSSSSDATVRLWDVVAGKAMKVLTHHKRSVRATALHPKEFSVASACTNDIRSWGLAEGSLLTNFESEKTGIINTLSINQDDVLFAGGDNGVLSFYDYKSGHKYQSLATREMVGSLESERSVLCSTFDKTGLRLITGEADKSIKIWKQDEAATRESEPGLAWNPNLHAKRF, from the coding sequence ATGGGCGAAAATGATTACAAAGTTGAAAGTTTAGGAGATATAGACGAATTTTATTCCCGAATACGCTGGAATAATCAATTTTCATATATGGCCACTTTGCCATCCCACctacaaaggaaaatggaAGGCCAGAAATCTTTACTAGTGCGATATGATAACtatagaaagaaaagttctCCTCCTAGTGGTGAAGGCGAGAAAGCTGCTCCACAGTATACGCCCATAGATTCTTCAGAAACATCTCAAGCATTAATTAGCAAAAAGGACTATGATACGCATGCATCCACGTTTGtgaatgaaattttccaaCCAAAAGTCGCTGAAGAATTTATAGTTAATAGATATGAAAAACTTCTGTCACAAAAGCCGGAATGGCATGCGCCCTGGAAACTTTCACGCGTTATTAATGGTCATCTTGGGTGGGTACGATGCGTTGCGATCGATCCCGTTGACAACGAATGGTTTATCACCGGAAGTAATGATACGACAATGAAAGTGTGGGATCTTGCAACAGGCAGATTGAAAACTACTTTAGCAGGGCATGTAATGACGGTGAGAGATATTGCTGTGTCAGATCGACATCcttatttgttttctgttAGTGAAGATAAGACGGTCAAATGCTGGGACTTAGAAAAAAACCAGATTATTAGAGACTATTATGGACATCTATCCGGGGTTCGTACGGTGAGCATACATCCAACGCTGGATCTCATAGCTACTGCAGGTCGAGATAGCGTTATTAAACTCTGGGACATGAGAACGAGGATACCTGTTATTACACTGGTTGGTCATAAAGGTCCGATCAATCAAGTACAATGTACTCCAGTGGACCCTCAAATAGTGAGTTCATCAAGTGATGCTACTGTAAGGTTGTGGGATGTAGTTGCAGGGAAAGCGATGAAAGTTCTGACACACCATAAGAGGTCTGTAAGAGCTACTGCATTACATCCTAAGGAATTTTCGGTGGCTTCTGCATGTACAAACGACATTAGATCATGGGGACTAGCAGAGGGGTCCTTACTCACTAATTTTGAGTCTGAAAAGACAGGTATAATCAATACTTTGAGTATTAATCAAGATGATGTATTATTCGCTGGCGGTGACAATGGTgtactttctttttatgaTTATAAGTCTGGTCATAAGTACCAATCATTGGCCACGAGAGAAATGGTAGGTTCTCTGGAAAGTGAACGGAGTGTTCTATGTAGCACTTTTGATAAAACAGGTTTAAGATTGATCACTGGAGAAGCAGACAAAAGCATAAAGATTTGGAAACAGGATGAGGCTGCTACAAGAGAGTCGGAACCTGGCTTGGCGTGGAACCCCAACTTACACGCTAAAAGATTCTAG